One Polypterus senegalus isolate Bchr_013 chromosome 10, ASM1683550v1, whole genome shotgun sequence DNA segment encodes these proteins:
- the LOC120536882 gene encoding bryoporin-like, translating to MKKEMEDITLGMSLQGTSITQISRSIRTNRNIAIEFVNYSEKLFRNPRYYCLSGVNIIPPQPTIKAHTAEACSFGKWSFTARGSVGVMTYDIYENFENLTNKCLAIMFSVPFDYMYYDNWFGVGIFKNDEACDKNLFKKMYYGSEHGFRRKKASNGIIKYSSEGIEINAGMSNAAQSILKLEIWNKYFN from the exons ATGAAAAAG GAAATGGAAGACATTACACTTGGAATGTCTCTCCAGGGCACCTCAATTACCCAGATTTCAAGAAGCATTAGGACCAACAGAAATATTGCAATTGAATTTGTAAATTACAGTGAAAAATTATTTCGAAATCCAAG GTACTACTGCTTAAGTGGTGTTAATATTATTCCACCTCAGCCTACAATCAAAGCACATACGGCAGAAGCCTGCTCATTCGGCAAGTGGAGTTTTACAGCTCGTGGAAGTGTGGGAGTTATGACATACGACATTTAtgagaattttgaaaacttaACCAACAAGTGCTTGGCCATCATGTTTAGTGTACCCTTTGATTACATGTACTATGACAACTGGTTTGGTGTGGGAATTTTTAAGAATGATGAAGCATGcgataaaaatctgtttaaaaaaatgtactatgGTAGTGAACATGGCTTCAGAAGGAAGAAAGCTTCAAATGGCATCATTAAGTATAGTAGTGAGGGCattgaaataaatgcaggaatgtCTAATGCTGCCCAGAGCATTCTGAAATtggaaatatggaataaatatttcaattaa